GAGTGTGGGGACACTCTGCGGAGGGCACCTGGCACTTGTCTTGCTCACACCCACAGGGACATCCCCGGCAGGCAAAGATCTCCTCTGCAGGCTCCCCGCCCTCTTtctgaaaagtattttttagttgtcagtggacctttattttcatgtggtgctgagaagtgaacccagggcctcacacatgccagaccagggctccaccactgagccccagcccagcccccgcAGCCTCcctttttgaaagaaattgattgaaaaaaaaaatttttttaacagcaAAATATAGATGCCTCTCCTTGTCTTCCCACTTCAATTATCTACTAGAAAAGTACAGAATTGAAAAGTTTTGCCCCCAAGTTGTGATCAAAACACTGAATATTAAAGAATGTCTGGGTTACTTCAAGTTCCGGGCCATACACTGAGGCGGTTACAGAGGAGGCTGAGCGGTTACAGAGGAGGCTGAGCGTCCATTCTAACACTCCCCGAATGGGTGACAGGCGAAAACCAGATCAACACAGCTGCACACGTTAGTCATCCTGCGAAGGCATGAAGCAAGCTTCCTCCACAACCAACCACCAGTAACACTGAACACAAACCCGCGGAGACCCAACCAGATCTGAGTCTCAAACACGGAGCCTATTTCCGAGAGCTGGGACGTGTGAGCGGAACACTGCTGGTGAAGGCACAGAGTGGGGTCCCGAGGGGTGTTCGTGCCACGTCACTGAAGAAGCCAGAAGCAGAGCGACCCACAACCGCACCGTGATCACTGGATGTCCCTGGGGAGCTGCCGCAGGGCACAGCCCAGGCGGAGAcagcctcagggctggggagTGTAGCGCAGGTACTTCTTGCCCGAAGGCAGCTCTTTGGTGAAGACTCCTTTAGGGAACAGTGCTTTGGCCTCCTCTTCAGGGATGGTGGGCAGGACCATCACACTCTCTCCGTCCTGTCGAGAGCCATTGGAAAGGGTGAGAAGCAGCCTCACAGTAATGCTGAAGGTCAGTGGCGGGACCCTGGGAGGGCAGCGTGGGCCGATGGCGCCCTCAGTACCCTGCTGCCCTCGGAGGAATTCTGTGTTTGCAGTGGCTCTCTGACCCTTTTGTGAGGGAAGCATTTCCCATCGAGGGCAGTCCTGTCTTAAAGCCACCAGTGGCCTGCCACACCCCGTGGGATGGACCTGGCCTGATCCCTGCTCtagtcccctgccccctcctgtccctcccaccGCTCTCAGACGGCTCTTCCCTCACTCTGGATGCCCGTCACCCACCTGCTTCATGTCCTCCCCATGGTGGCCAACCACAAAGCCagctctcctcccccacccttgGCAGCACTGGTGGTCACGGCTCACAGGCCACAGTCCTGTCTACTGCTGTGCCCGCCCACTGGACAGTAAGTCCACGGGGCAGAGACTGCAGGCTCTTCTGCTCACCGCTAGCTCCCCAGTGCTCACTGCCTGGGCCTGATAAATGTGCTTCACTAATGGATACAGAATTTACAATGATTTGCctgtcagaaaaaataaaacctggcATCCAGGGCAGCATATTATAAAAACTGTAGTGACATGAAGATAATTTTGGGATATTATCCATGTCCAAAATAGCTGCAGATATCTTCAGTGTTTTAGGAATAAGTTTCAGAGCCTTCTACATAGGTTTAAAAGATGGAAgcttaaggaaaatgaaatgctTACTACATGAATACACTAACACTTTTACAGCCATGACTTGAGAAAAATAACCAATCCAGATTTTGTTAGAAATATTCTGTCATCAGGCAAGGGTTAGATAAAAGTACCCCCCCCAATCCTGTTGAGTCTCCCCATCTGAAATGCTTGGGGAcggaagtatttcagattttggaatatttttatgagCTTTATTGCCTGATGATTCCTAActcaaaaatttgaaatctaaaaTGTACCATGTCCTTAAGAAGTTCCAGACTTGGGGGCATTTTGGATTGGGGATGCtcaacttgttaaaaaaaaaagaaagaaatcaccatAACCAATTCATTTGTCCAAATTATCTAAAAGTCAGAAAGCGACTAGGGAGTTACATATTATACATTACAACATATGAAAGTGGAAAGACCGTGTGGCAAATCTTAAACTCAGCCATGAGGAAAAACCCTTGAGAGTGCATGGAACTGGAAACAGAGCCCCGGGTCACGCAGACCCGAGTCCTGCTCAGGCCTTCCAGGCAAGTCGGGGGTCTGCCCTGGGAACAGCTTTACCTTCCAATCAACCGGGGTGGCGACCCTCTTTTCTGCTGTCAGCTGGAGAGAGGTAACTACTCGGAGAATCTCATCAAAGTTCCTGCCAGTGGTGGCTGGGTAGAGGATAGAAAGCTTCAATTTCTTATCAGGACCAAAAACAAACACCTGCAAAGCACAGAAAGGAGCATAAATACAAAGAGTTCTTTCAGTGCTTTTGATTATTCAAGCCACCTAGAAAGCTCTGCAGTCGGTAAAAGTGCTCAAGCatgtcaaaacaaaaacagaaacaaagcttCTGTACACCAAACTGCCATCTGTTTTCTTCTCCATGTTACTGTTCCAAACTTGGAGAAGGAAATTGTATTTGGCCCTGGCTATCCCAGGAAGAACCAATCTGCACACTTAATTCAGAAAAGGCCCTGGGAGGTCTATGCCAAAATTAGGGGTGAATACCAGAAAATAATACTAACGGTTGTACATTTGTGCAGATGGGATTGGGCTTGCTCCCTAGTGGGTAGAAGACAGACAAATAAGGATTAAAAACACTGAGCTGTCTTATGAGGGAGGATATGGCCCCCAACTTTAAAGACAGAGCCGTCAGGAGGGCTATAAAAACGTTCCTTAATTCTAGATGACATCTTAGGACAAACTACTTGTTAGTCTGTGGATTTCCAAGAGCTATGAAGTGGCAGTTTAACAATTTAGGTGAGTATTTTGGCCACTTTGCATTAGCATCTCATAATTGATACACAGCGATTTCGTAGTTGTGGACGTTCCTGTTTCCTCCAGTGGGCTTGAGCATGCAGATGGATGTGTGGCTGTCACTAAACTCACCACACGAGCGGTCACAGGCATGCCCTTTTCGTCCTTCTCTGCTGGGTCCAGCATTCCCAACTGGATGGCGAGGTCCCGATTCTTATCATCAATGATGGGAAAGGGTAGCTTTTCTGTGGGCTCCTCACCATTGTAAGCGTTGATATCCTGGAAGGCAGAGGAAAGCGGGCAGAGAATTCTAAACCTGACACACAATGAATTTCATCAGTTCATGGCCATGATCTTGCAAGGCAGGGAAAGTAAGCTTAATTTTCTCCAAGCAAGTTTAATAtgatgatgaatgaataaacagttCTTGTTCCAATTATTCAGACAGGAATAACAGCAGAGTATACGGCCAAAGCCCTTTTTAGGCCCAATTCTCTTAAATTCTGCATGCTTTTATGCTTTGAGAAGGCAGTTCAGCTTTAAAAGGGTTAGATTCCAATAGAAGGGAACTCTAGAACACTACAAAGAACACCAGAAACAATGGAATCATTCACAGCAAACATCCAGAAATGATGTCACATGTAAAGAGAATTCTATGGATCTGGTCCCCACCTAAAAGCCCCGTGACTTAGGTATCAGGCTACAAGACAGATATTGAGAAGAGCGTGTATGtcacaaaacttaaaaagaaacacagaatgGACAAGCAAAAGGTAAAGCATTTTAAGTCTGAACTAGAGGAAAGAGACGGACGCACCTCCCTCTCCCTAGGAAAACTTCATTCATGTCTTCTTTGCTCTCCCTCAGGCTTCTGGAGGAAATTCAGTTGCATTATTTGATGGAGCTGAGAGGGCACTCAAGTGGGCCGAGCAGCCCAGCGACAGAGGTGGGATACAGGTAAGTACCACCTGGCTCAGCCTCAAAGGGACCTACACAAGGTGGCAGCAACTGACATCCTCACAGCACAGCTGAGCTGCGGAGGCTCCAAGGAAGGGGCAGACTTCTGAGTGGGCCCTCGGAGGAGGAGCCAGGTCCTCCACTGGGAAAGGCAGGCATTCTAGGACGGAGAGAACTATGAATGGGACCTGGAGGCAGCTTCACGCACGAGCTAGTGCAGGAGGGTGAAGAACTGAGCTGGGTAGATTTAGGAAGTAAAGAGAACGAGGACTTGAAATTGGGGAGAGAGCGGTGTGCACCCGTCTGCCATCCCCGCTGAGATcagcctggtcaacttagtgaggtcctgtcttaaaataaaacaagctggGAGTATACCTCAGCCGTAGAGCAACTGCCTCCTTGCAtgcagaggccctgggctcaacccccagtacaaaaaataataagagtcTATTTACAATTCACGTGGAGCCTTAAAAGTAAAACAGGTCATGGCACAGCAGGTACAAAACCTTTTTGCATTTCTCAACAAAGACAGGATAAAACTAATGAACTCTGAAATGGGTGACAACAGATTTTGacgtatttcttaattttattaccTGAACTCTGTCATCACTGGATGCCTATCAAGTCACCACAACCAGGAATAACCAGTGTGGCTTCGTGTTGGAGGCACCTGGAGGTTTCTTACATAACCAGTTCTATGCCAGAGTCTTGGCCTAATTTCTGATTCAATTACAACTGTGAAGTTCACCAGAAGTAATGAACCTGGGTGTGCTCCTATACTTTACAAGGCCTTATACCACTCTTGCTTAATGATTGCCCCTTGCATAAAAGGCAGCATGCACATCATACCCTGGACACTGAAGAACATAGGCTTCAGCTTTATCCTATACAAGATCTGGCCAGTTCCACTCTTCACCATTTAGTACCAAAGAGAACCTCAGTTTGAAGTTCAAATCCCACCAGCACCATTTTCTAGCTAGGCAGTCTTGGGTAAATGTCTCCAAAATTGCCTGTGAGACACCTTAAGAAACACTGGTTATTCACTGCCAAATATCATAAAGaatgaaacaagcaaacaaaaaaccacctAAAGGAAGATAATGGCCCTTTTTCTTCCTGAACATGTTTCTTCTGATCTTAAACTTTTCAGATTGACTGGTGTGATCTGGCCACGGGATACAGCCCTGGTGAGCACTCACAAGTCATCAGGGTGTCCTTGACTTAGTCCTACACGCTCGTCAGACCCTCGCACACAGGAAAGCTCTCCTCAAAGGGAGCTGCTATTACTTGGCAGCACATTTAGCAAAGTCCTTAAAATGCCTTCAAGTTCTATTTAGACGACCAAATTTTAGGTCCCAAGTAAACACTTCTGCTGCAAGCAGACAATTTCCTTagttcattcattccacaaacacCGCCTGACTGCCTGAGCTGCACCGAGTCTGGGGCTGTTTCAGGGGTGGACAAAACAGGAGTCCACCCCTGCTGGGCTCCACTCCAGTGGGAAGGAGTGAGTCAATAAAAGAGCACAGTGTGTTCTAGTTGGTCACAAGtactgaggagaagggagagggagtggAGCTGTAATTACAGACAGGGAGGTCTAAGGAAGGTTTTAATGGGGTGCCCTTTGAGTTGAGGCCCCCAAAGTCAAGCTGCTTAAATGTATCTGAAGAGCAAGTCTTCCCAACACGAATCTGGATAGATTTTGCAACTGGAGCCAACAAATCTGTGGATAAATCAGACAAGTGgtgtgaaaaaaat
The sequence above is drawn from the Urocitellus parryii isolate mUroPar1 chromosome 9, mUroPar1.hap1, whole genome shotgun sequence genome and encodes:
- the Prdx6 gene encoding peroxiredoxin-6 yields the protein MPGGLLLGDEAPNFEANTTIGRIRFHDFLGDSWGILFSHPRDFTPVCTTELGRAAKLAPEFAKKNVKLIALSIDSVEDHLAWSKDINAYNGEEPTEKLPFPIIDDKNRDLAIQLGMLDPAEKDEKGMPVTARVVFVFGPDKKLKLSILYPATTGRNFDEILRVVTSLQLTAEKRVATPVDWKDGESVMVLPTIPEEEAKALFPKGVFTKELPSGKKYLRYTPQP